In Propionicimonas paludicola, a single window of DNA contains:
- a CDS encoding pyridoxamine 5'-phosphate oxidase family protein translates to MTRNLTPSRMADRMSDNRSVLDAVLDEALVGYLGISLDEGPLVLPVSYARDGDRVLFHGSTGSHRMRAISSGAQVCFTVSVMEALKISRTGEGTGMRYRSAVLFGACSRLDDAEKERALDVYLDRYLPGRTAEVRRSTKKELAATMVLTLPIEEWSVKTADGFPSDEPEDIAAGGWAGVVPLRTVWEAPIPNPDLGLGIDVPASVLQLTQAQASGSGS, encoded by the coding sequence ATGACCCGCAACCTCACCCCGTCCCGGATGGCCGATCGGATGAGCGATAACCGCAGCGTGCTGGACGCCGTCCTGGACGAGGCGCTGGTCGGCTACCTCGGGATCAGCCTGGACGAGGGGCCGCTGGTGCTCCCTGTCAGCTACGCCCGCGACGGTGACCGGGTGCTGTTCCACGGGTCGACCGGCTCGCACCGGATGCGGGCCATCTCCTCTGGCGCCCAGGTCTGCTTCACCGTCTCGGTGATGGAGGCCCTGAAGATCTCCCGCACCGGCGAAGGCACCGGCATGCGCTACCGCAGTGCGGTGCTGTTCGGGGCCTGCTCCCGGCTCGACGATGCCGAGAAGGAGCGCGCACTGGACGTCTACCTGGACCGTTACCTCCCCGGGCGGACGGCGGAGGTGCGCCGCTCCACCAAGAAGGAGCTGGCCGCCACCATGGTGCTCACCTTGCCGATCGAGGAGTGGTCGGTGAAGACGGCCGACGGCTTCCCGTCCGATGAGCCCGAGGACATCGCCGCCGGCGGCTGGGCCGGCGTGGTGCCGCTGCGGACTGTCTGGGAAGCACCGATCCCCAACCCCGATCTGGGGCTGGGGATCGATGTTCCGGCTTCGGTTCTTCAGTTGACCCAGGCTCAGGCCAGCGGCTCCGGCTCGTAG
- a CDS encoding AzlC family ABC transporter permease: MPKTLAGKLTPATRMGLSIAIAVGVYGISFGALSVTAGLTVWETCLLSALMFTGGSQFAFIGVIGGGGTGAAAWAAATLLSVRNGIYGMQLKALIRPPSRLIPVMAQLTIDESTATATAQDDRDERVRGFWTAGLGVWLTWNAFTLVGALAGDALGDPKQWGLDGAAVAAFLGLLWPRLTAKDPIATAIVAALVTIITVPLVPPGIPVLIAAAVTAAVWAIRRRRTAVAK, from the coding sequence GTGCCGAAAACACTCGCCGGGAAGCTCACTCCCGCGACCCGGATGGGCCTGTCGATCGCTATCGCGGTCGGGGTCTACGGAATCTCGTTCGGCGCCTTGTCCGTCACGGCCGGACTCACCGTCTGGGAGACCTGCCTGCTCAGCGCTTTGATGTTCACCGGCGGCTCCCAGTTCGCCTTCATCGGCGTGATCGGCGGCGGTGGGACCGGCGCCGCAGCCTGGGCGGCGGCCACCTTGTTGAGTGTGCGCAACGGCATCTACGGCATGCAGCTGAAGGCCCTGATCCGGCCACCGTCCCGGCTGATCCCGGTGATGGCCCAGCTCACCATCGACGAGTCGACGGCGACCGCCACCGCACAGGACGACCGCGATGAGCGGGTCCGAGGCTTCTGGACGGCCGGGCTCGGCGTGTGGCTGACCTGGAACGCGTTCACCCTGGTCGGCGCTCTAGCCGGGGACGCCCTGGGCGACCCGAAGCAGTGGGGCCTGGACGGAGCCGCGGTCGCCGCCTTCCTGGGCCTGCTGTGGCCTCGGCTGACGGCGAAGGATCCGATCGCGACCGCCATCGTGGCGGCATTGGTGACGATCATCACGGTTCCGCTGGTTCCCCCGGGCATCCCGGTGCTGATCGCGGCCGCGGTCACTGCGGCGGTCTGGGCCATCCGACGTCGACGGACGGCAGTGGCGAAATGA
- a CDS encoding AzlD domain-containing protein — MSILAWVLVGAATAFAIKLAGYLLPQSLLDRPPVTELAAAMTVGLLASLTVMNTVANGQSLAFDSRLLALGAAAIALKLKAPYLVVVLAGGLASALGRLCGLP, encoded by the coding sequence ATGAGCATCCTGGCCTGGGTCCTGGTCGGTGCGGCCACCGCGTTCGCCATCAAGTTGGCCGGCTATCTGTTGCCGCAGTCGCTGCTGGATCGTCCGCCGGTCACCGAGCTGGCCGCCGCCATGACGGTCGGCCTACTGGCGTCGCTGACCGTGATGAACACCGTCGCCAACGGCCAGTCGCTGGCCTTCGACTCACGGCTACTGGCCCTCGGCGCGGCCGCGATCGCGCTGAAGCTGAAGGCTCCCTACCTGGTGGTCGTGCTGGCCGGCGGTCTCGCCTCGGCCCTCGGACGGCTCTGCGGCCTGCCCTGA
- a CDS encoding glycosyltransferase family 2 protein, with translation MLLTVCTVGLVISGLYGVYQVAVSIRFGGKLPTLPDAEGPAHKFAVLVFARNEEVVIGQLLNSLNDQDYPSDAFQVFVTADNCTDRTAEIAREAGAVVYERSSGGPAGKGAALTWFFQEHFPEGFDACVVFDADNVVDPGYLAAMNRQLAAGNPIAVGYRMGKNPSSSWVAGANTIFWLMQSRFIHLPRAMWNLPCTTVGGTGFMFSLSVLGNNGWQTSSACEDIEFTLKAIANGWHVAFAEDALFFDEQPLTFSQSLIQRYRWSVGTVQLVRTAVPQLLASVRRGQLSAMDGALYIIGVTVGGLSSILWLASVVLGLASGAGVANTLVTLLVGTVVGYLVLLAFSLLVVRLERARWTGMSKAVLGFPVWLFAWSIINVVVLFYRDPTWHIVNHTENLSLAESAQLSSLPGRTS, from the coding sequence GTGCTGCTGACGGTCTGCACTGTCGGGCTGGTCATCAGTGGGCTCTATGGGGTGTACCAGGTGGCGGTGAGCATCCGCTTCGGAGGCAAGCTTCCGACCCTGCCTGACGCCGAGGGTCCGGCCCACAAGTTCGCCGTTCTGGTCTTCGCACGCAACGAAGAGGTCGTCATCGGCCAGTTGCTGAACAGCCTGAACGATCAGGACTACCCGTCCGATGCTTTCCAGGTCTTCGTGACCGCGGACAACTGCACCGACCGCACCGCCGAGATCGCCCGGGAGGCCGGGGCCGTGGTCTACGAGCGGTCCAGCGGTGGCCCGGCCGGTAAGGGCGCGGCTCTCACCTGGTTCTTCCAAGAGCACTTCCCGGAGGGCTTCGACGCCTGTGTGGTCTTCGACGCCGACAACGTCGTCGATCCGGGCTACCTGGCCGCCATGAACCGCCAGCTGGCCGCCGGAAACCCGATCGCGGTCGGCTACCGGATGGGCAAGAACCCGTCGAGTTCCTGGGTGGCCGGCGCCAACACGATCTTCTGGCTGATGCAGTCCCGGTTCATCCACCTGCCGCGGGCGATGTGGAACCTGCCGTGCACCACGGTCGGCGGCACCGGCTTCATGTTCTCCCTCAGCGTCCTGGGCAACAACGGCTGGCAGACCAGCAGCGCCTGCGAGGACATCGAGTTCACCCTGAAGGCGATCGCCAACGGATGGCATGTGGCCTTCGCCGAGGACGCGCTGTTCTTCGACGAGCAGCCGCTGACCTTCAGCCAGTCGCTGATCCAGCGCTACCGCTGGTCGGTCGGAACCGTGCAGCTGGTCCGCACCGCCGTCCCGCAGCTGCTGGCCAGCGTCCGCCGCGGCCAGCTGAGCGCCATGGACGGTGCCCTCTACATCATCGGCGTCACAGTCGGTGGGCTCTCCAGCATCCTGTGGCTGGCCAGCGTCGTGCTCGGCCTGGCCAGCGGGGCCGGTGTGGCGAACACGCTGGTCACCCTGCTGGTCGGAACCGTGGTCGGCTACCTGGTGCTCCTGGCCTTCAGCCTGCTGGTGGTCCGGCTGGAGCGGGCCCGCTGGACCGGCATGTCCAAGGCCGTCCTCGGCTTCCCGGTCTGGCTGTTCGCCTGGTCGATCATCAACGTGGTGGTGCTGTTCTACCGCGACCCGACCTGGCACATCGTCAACCACACAGAGAACCTCTCGCTGGCCGAGTCCGCGCAGCTCAGCTCGCTGCCCGGCCGCACCAGCTGA
- a CDS encoding cold-shock protein: MATGTVKWFNAEKGFGFIAPDGGGPDVFAHYSAISSSGFRSLDENQKVQFEITQGPKGPQASNITPL, from the coding sequence ATGGCCACTGGCACTGTTAAGTGGTTCAACGCGGAGAAGGGCTTCGGCTTCATCGCCCCCGATGGCGGTGGACCCGATGTGTTCGCTCACTACTCGGCGATTTCGAGCTCGGGCTTCCGTAGCTTGGACGAGAACCAGAAGGTGCAGTTCGAGATCACGCAGGGCCCGAAGGGCCCGCAGGCTTCGAACATCACCCCCCTGTAA
- a CDS encoding YdcF family protein, whose amino-acid sequence MRAIDRNRHPVVRAILLGMALALGVNALWLAAVANLSLGNFLAGALAVGLLVWAFVFADLPKLANGAIIGVLAAVLVSSGLLAWYGSSDNVDYHEDAVIVLGAAVHGTTVSSTLQARLDTALAYHQQNPKAWIVVTGGQGAQEDISEAKAAATYLLSRGVPDGQILRDELSTSTEENFAFAKRLLDSQLGSRYRIAFVTDDFHVFRAERTARSAGLVPTHLSCHSPWYFWSANYSRETVAALWSLLQPS is encoded by the coding sequence GTGAGGGCAATCGATCGCAACCGGCATCCGGTGGTCCGGGCGATCCTGCTCGGGATGGCCCTGGCGTTGGGTGTCAATGCGCTCTGGCTCGCCGCGGTCGCCAACCTCAGTCTGGGCAACTTCCTGGCTGGCGCGCTGGCCGTTGGCCTTCTGGTCTGGGCTTTCGTGTTCGCCGATCTGCCCAAGCTTGCCAACGGTGCCATCATCGGGGTGCTGGCGGCGGTGCTGGTCTCGTCCGGACTCCTGGCCTGGTACGGCAGTTCCGACAACGTCGATTACCACGAGGACGCCGTGATCGTGCTGGGTGCGGCGGTCCACGGCACCACGGTGTCGAGCACCCTCCAGGCGCGCCTGGACACCGCTCTGGCCTACCACCAGCAGAATCCGAAGGCCTGGATCGTGGTCACCGGCGGTCAAGGCGCCCAGGAGGACATCTCGGAGGCGAAGGCAGCGGCCACCTATCTGCTGAGCCGGGGCGTCCCCGATGGTCAGATCCTGCGCGACGAGTTGTCCACCTCCACCGAAGAGAACTTTGCGTTCGCCAAGCGACTGCTCGACAGTCAGCTGGGTTCCAGGTATCGGATCGCGTTCGTCACCGACGACTTTCACGTCTTCCGGGCCGAGCGGACGGCACGGAGCGCCGGCCTGGTGCCCACTCACCTGAGCTGCCATTCGCCGTGGTACTTCTGGTCGGCCAACTACTCCCGCGAGACCGTGGCTGCGCTGTGGAGCTTGTTGCAGCCAAGCTGA
- a CDS encoding FtsX-like permease family protein — MRLTLTLAWRYLFGRGARSLLTTLAVSLGVMLTFGLNGITPAMQDAFTRNLLSSAGAVDLSVADASGQPFAADIADRVARTPGVAAVSPELQRMVILPDTSGGSVDQLTLIGVDPNLASGVRDLTVDAGRGLAAGDRAVMLVTADLAGRLNLTVGDSLAVPSATGSTKLRLVGLLAGSGVPGEDQGVIPLAEAQQLFSLSGRITSVQARAVEGSDRVALENAVKDELGTDFTVGGLSANTSLLASLQVANLTFLMFSLFALATAGFIILNSFRTVVAQRRRDIGMLRAIGARRRTILGLFLAESLLQGIVGTGLGLLLGWGMAAGFLSAIEPMASSMMHLQIAGPLFTPQTWATAVLLGLGVTVVAALVPARAAARVSPLEAMRPPVAEVSGHRIGVSTWIGLGALLVATFGLFAGTSAMVGFGAVLFLVGIALVASAVVVPVGRWFSPLLALRYPREGPIAAGNLQRNPSRSGITVTVVMLGLAAIVAMVTVVNSITVGFVGYLDRSMSANYLIIPQSIVLSQGNVAAGPQLASRVADVPGVSAVTTLRLGQARSDGGDVQVIGIDPASYLKVGDFDWNAGSSDQAVSQLRSGRWVIANGVYAAAHQLVLGQELSLETPNGTRSYLLAGIGNDYLNAKLATLYTSQANLARDFNVGSDLMVMANQDAAADPTQVQAALQRITDAYPAFRLYQSSAWKADQLAIFNTSMIFFDVLIAALALPSLLALINTMAISVLARTREIGMLRAVGATRRQVRRMITAESVLLSVIGTVLGVAAGLWLGFAMVLAMGSVGWQMPFSFPWTGIAVAVVVGLVFGVLAARGPARNASRLAVVTALHQE, encoded by the coding sequence GTGAGACTCACCTTGACCCTGGCTTGGCGCTACCTGTTCGGCAGGGGCGCTCGCTCGCTGCTGACCACTTTGGCGGTCTCGCTCGGGGTGATGCTCACCTTCGGGCTCAACGGGATCACTCCGGCCATGCAGGACGCGTTCACTCGCAACCTGCTGTCCAGCGCCGGAGCCGTCGATCTCTCGGTCGCTGATGCGTCCGGCCAACCGTTCGCTGCCGACATCGCCGACCGGGTGGCCCGGACGCCCGGAGTCGCCGCAGTCAGCCCCGAACTCCAGCGGATGGTGATCCTGCCCGACACCAGCGGTGGCAGCGTCGATCAGCTGACCCTGATCGGAGTCGATCCCAACCTGGCCTCCGGAGTGCGCGACCTCACCGTTGACGCCGGTCGTGGGCTGGCCGCGGGGGACCGGGCGGTGATGCTGGTCACGGCAGACCTGGCCGGACGTCTCAATCTGACCGTCGGCGACAGCTTGGCGGTGCCCTCGGCAACCGGCAGCACGAAGCTGCGACTGGTCGGTCTCCTGGCCGGCAGTGGGGTCCCCGGCGAGGATCAGGGGGTCATCCCGCTGGCCGAGGCCCAACAGCTCTTCTCACTGTCCGGCCGGATCACCTCGGTCCAGGCCCGCGCGGTAGAGGGCTCCGATCGGGTCGCGCTGGAGAACGCCGTCAAGGACGAGCTCGGCACCGACTTCACCGTTGGCGGGCTCTCGGCGAACACCAGCCTGCTGGCCTCACTTCAGGTGGCCAACCTGACCTTCCTGATGTTCTCTCTGTTCGCCCTGGCCACAGCCGGCTTCATCATCCTGAACAGCTTCCGCACGGTGGTGGCCCAGCGCCGGCGCGACATCGGCATGCTGCGGGCCATCGGGGCCCGACGCCGAACCATCCTGGGCCTGTTCCTGGCCGAGTCACTGCTCCAAGGCATCGTCGGCACCGGCCTCGGGCTGCTGCTGGGATGGGGGATGGCTGCCGGCTTCCTGTCAGCGATCGAGCCAATGGCCAGCTCGATGATGCACCTGCAGATCGCCGGGCCGCTGTTCACCCCGCAGACCTGGGCCACGGCCGTCCTGCTCGGCCTCGGCGTGACCGTGGTGGCCGCCCTGGTCCCGGCTCGGGCTGCGGCCCGGGTGTCCCCGCTGGAGGCGATGCGTCCGCCGGTGGCCGAGGTGAGTGGGCATCGGATCGGGGTCAGCACCTGGATCGGTCTGGGGGCGCTGCTGGTGGCGACCTTCGGACTGTTCGCCGGTACCAGCGCCATGGTCGGCTTCGGCGCGGTGCTGTTCCTGGTTGGGATCGCCCTGGTGGCATCGGCCGTAGTGGTTCCGGTGGGTCGCTGGTTCAGTCCGCTACTTGCCCTGCGCTACCCGCGGGAGGGGCCGATCGCGGCCGGCAACCTGCAGCGCAACCCGTCCCGCAGCGGGATCACGGTGACCGTGGTCATGCTCGGACTGGCCGCGATCGTGGCGATGGTCACCGTGGTGAACTCGATCACGGTCGGCTTCGTCGGCTACCTGGATCGCTCGATGTCGGCGAACTACCTGATCATTCCGCAGTCGATCGTGCTCTCTCAGGGCAACGTCGCGGCCGGCCCCCAGCTGGCCAGCCGTGTGGCGGACGTTCCGGGGGTCTCGGCAGTCACCACGCTGCGGCTGGGTCAGGCCCGCTCCGACGGCGGGGACGTCCAGGTGATCGGCATCGACCCGGCCAGCTACCTCAAGGTCGGCGACTTCGACTGGAATGCCGGCTCCTCGGATCAGGCGGTCAGCCAGCTGCGCAGCGGACGCTGGGTGATCGCCAACGGGGTCTACGCAGCCGCTCACCAGCTCGTCCTCGGCCAGGAGCTGAGCCTGGAGACCCCGAACGGAACCCGCAGCTACTTGCTGGCGGGCATCGGCAACGACTACCTCAACGCCAAGCTGGCCACCCTCTACACGTCCCAGGCCAACCTGGCCCGCGACTTCAACGTCGGTTCCGATCTGATGGTGATGGCCAACCAGGACGCCGCCGCGGACCCGACGCAGGTTCAGGCCGCGCTGCAGCGGATCACCGACGCCTACCCCGCCTTCCGGCTGTACCAGTCCTCGGCCTGGAAGGCCGACCAGCTCGCGATCTTCAACACGTCGATGATCTTCTTCGACGTGCTGATCGCGGCGCTGGCGTTGCCGTCCCTGCTGGCCCTGATCAACACGATGGCGATCAGTGTGCTGGCCAGGACCCGGGAGATCGGCATGCTCCGGGCCGTGGGTGCCACGAGGCGCCAGGTTCGCCGGATGATCACGGCCGAGTCGGTGCTGCTCTCGGTGATTGGGACGGTGCTGGGAGTCGCGGCCGGCCTGTGGCTGGGCTTCGCCATGGTGTTGGCCATGGGATCGGTCGGCTGGCAGATGCCGTTCAGCTTCCCGTGGACCGGCATTGCGGTTGCGGTGGTTGTCGGGCTGGTCTTCGGCGTGCTGGCCGCCCGCGGCCCGGCTCGCAACGCGTCCCGACTTGCCGTCGTTACCGCCCTTCACCAGGAGTGA
- a CDS encoding ABC transporter ATP-binding protein yields MSQQPDVPVLELRGLRRVYGSGTTAVTALDGVDLSLQEGEFVAVMGPSGCGKSTLLNLIGGLDAADAGTVRLAGTELGSLDDDRLTELRRREIGFVFQFFNLIPVLTAVENAALPLRLDGRNDADELARHWLDRVGLGGRANARPDQLSGGQQQRVAVARALATDPVLLLADEPTGNLDSKSAAEIAGLLRQISVEWNRTVLMVTHDPVIASHATRLVLMRDGRILDDLALDGTLQAPRLALERAGLL; encoded by the coding sequence GTGAGCCAGCAGCCGGACGTCCCCGTCCTCGAACTGCGCGGCCTGCGGCGGGTCTACGGCAGCGGCACCACCGCGGTGACGGCGCTGGACGGGGTCGATCTGAGTCTGCAGGAGGGGGAGTTCGTCGCAGTGATGGGGCCCAGCGGCTGCGGCAAGTCGACGCTGCTGAACCTGATCGGCGGACTGGACGCCGCCGACGCCGGCACGGTGCGGCTGGCCGGAACCGAGCTGGGCAGCCTGGACGACGATCGCCTCACCGAGCTGCGTCGCCGCGAGATCGGCTTCGTGTTCCAGTTCTTCAACCTGATTCCGGTGCTCACCGCGGTGGAGAACGCGGCCCTTCCGCTCCGCCTGGACGGACGCAACGACGCCGACGAACTGGCCCGCCACTGGCTGGACCGGGTCGGCCTGGGTGGACGTGCGAACGCCCGTCCCGACCAGCTCTCCGGAGGTCAGCAGCAGCGGGTCGCGGTGGCCCGGGCGCTGGCCACCGACCCGGTCCTGCTGCTGGCCGACGAGCCCACCGGCAACCTCGACTCCAAGTCGGCGGCCGAGATCGCCGGGCTGCTGCGCCAGATCAGCGTGGAATGGAACCGGACGGTGCTGATGGTCACCCACGATCCGGTGATCGCCAGCCACGCCACCCGGCTGGTACTCATGCGCGACGGCCGGATCCTCGACGATCTGGCCCTGGACGGCACGCTGCAGGCCCCGCGGCTGGCGCTGGAGAGAGCCGGCCTGCTGTGA
- a CDS encoding efflux RND transporter periplasmic adaptor subunit — protein MNRKRVITIVVGAAVLVAAGGGIAYASLNNTVQVKVATASAKILAVTVDAPGTVTAVGRRGVYPPTAATIAKLEVADGDRVSAGQVLVRLHTGPLKLAVAQAEAALATARAQAGAASNAAPTGSELSAASRAISAANSALSTAKKNYADYLADYNAASPTDQDAMRPTLRTLRSARDQASATLAVARANRDRLSRSGQNGLATHAGSLSIAAAKLALAQAKANLEAAELTAPVDGTVVVPSTVEAGAGVTPGVPVVSVSEPSGLVFEASVDQSDISSITAGQAATVSLDAFAGQGLTGKVLSRSQSASTTATGGVAFITKISLPAGSVQPLAGMGGSVAITVKDLADALTVPAAAVVSNGEQRYVFVVADGVVHRTAVRIGAETDTAIQIVEGLSAGDQVVSTGASSLADGQSVKVVQ, from the coding sequence GTGAACCGCAAACGAGTCATCACGATCGTTGTGGGCGCCGCCGTGTTGGTTGCCGCCGGGGGCGGCATCGCCTACGCCAGCCTGAACAACACCGTCCAGGTGAAGGTGGCCACCGCAAGCGCGAAGATCCTTGCCGTGACCGTGGATGCGCCCGGGACGGTCACCGCGGTCGGCCGGCGCGGGGTCTATCCGCCCACGGCTGCGACGATCGCCAAGCTCGAGGTAGCCGACGGTGACCGGGTGAGCGCCGGCCAGGTGCTGGTCCGGTTGCACACCGGCCCGCTGAAGCTGGCCGTTGCCCAGGCCGAGGCTGCCCTGGCCACGGCCCGCGCCCAGGCCGGAGCGGCGTCGAACGCGGCGCCGACCGGCAGCGAGCTTTCCGCCGCCAGTCGGGCGATCAGCGCGGCGAACTCGGCGCTGAGTACGGCCAAGAAGAACTATGCGGACTACCTGGCCGACTACAACGCGGCCAGCCCGACCGACCAGGACGCGATGCGGCCGACGCTGCGCACGCTGCGCAGCGCGCGGGATCAGGCCTCGGCCACGCTGGCTGTGGCCAGAGCGAACCGCGACCGGCTATCCCGTTCGGGCCAGAACGGGTTGGCCACCCACGCCGGGTCGCTCTCGATCGCGGCCGCCAAGCTGGCCCTTGCTCAAGCCAAGGCCAACCTGGAGGCCGCCGAGCTCACCGCTCCGGTGGACGGGACCGTCGTGGTGCCCAGCACCGTCGAGGCGGGCGCCGGAGTGACCCCCGGAGTCCCGGTGGTGAGCGTGAGTGAGCCGTCCGGGCTGGTCTTCGAGGCCAGCGTCGACCAATCCGACATCTCCTCGATCACGGCCGGGCAAGCCGCGACGGTGAGTTTGGATGCCTTCGCCGGGCAGGGCCTGACCGGGAAGGTGCTCAGCCGTAGTCAGAGTGCCTCGACCACCGCCACCGGTGGGGTGGCCTTCATCACCAAGATCAGCCTGCCGGCCGGCTCAGTGCAGCCACTGGCCGGCATGGGCGGGTCGGTGGCAATCACCGTCAAGGACCTGGCCGATGCCCTGACCGTCCCGGCTGCTGCGGTGGTCAGCAACGGTGAGCAGCGCTATGTCTTCGTGGTGGCCGACGGCGTGGTGCACCGGACGGCGGTGCGGATCGGAGCCGAGACCGACACGGCCATCCAGATCGTTGAGGGCCTCAGCGCCGGAGACCAGGTCGTCAGCACCGGTGCCAGCAGCCTGGCCGACGGCCAGTCGGTGAAGGTCGTCCAGTGA
- a CDS encoding TetR/AcrR family transcriptional regulator, producing MARVVKDPEVRRDELLDIAQRLVAEVGYEAMSVEAVTQAAQVAKGTFYHYFSSKEDMLGQLLDRLMDGLFASLEARRAAVDGDAIAKLRAILEASGEYKAMQLPNYLSSASLYRPENYALRHRLFERWERAVRSIIAPVVADGVAEGSFHVGSVEFATDVLISLWFDTSQRVLDRAVAEPDVAGFVTVLQRDTAALWAAQERLLGVPEGSFAVPMPPNAEVLFAPIYAELLEVMK from the coding sequence ATGGCACGAGTCGTGAAAGATCCGGAGGTGCGGCGCGATGAGCTGCTCGACATCGCCCAGAGACTGGTTGCCGAGGTCGGCTACGAGGCGATGTCGGTGGAGGCGGTCACTCAGGCCGCCCAGGTCGCCAAGGGCACCTTCTACCACTACTTCTCATCCAAGGAGGACATGCTGGGTCAGCTCCTCGACCGGCTGATGGACGGGCTGTTCGCCAGCCTGGAGGCGCGCCGAGCGGCGGTCGACGGTGATGCCATCGCCAAGCTGCGGGCCATCCTCGAGGCGTCCGGTGAGTACAAGGCCATGCAGTTGCCCAACTACCTGTCTTCGGCCAGCCTGTATCGCCCCGAGAACTACGCGCTGCGCCATCGGCTCTTCGAGCGCTGGGAGCGGGCCGTTCGCAGCATCATCGCTCCGGTGGTGGCCGACGGCGTCGCTGAGGGCAGCTTCCATGTGGGGTCGGTCGAGTTCGCCACGGACGTGCTCATCTCGCTGTGGTTCGACACCTCGCAGCGGGTCCTGGACCGCGCCGTCGCCGAGCCCGATGTGGCCGGCTTCGTGACGGTGCTTCAGCGAGACACCGCCGCTTTGTGGGCCGCCCAGGAGCGGCTCCTGGGCGTTCCCGAGGGTAGCTTCGCCGTCCCCATGCCACCGAACGCCGAAGTCTTGTTCGCACCGATCTATGCCGAGTTGCTGGAGGTCATGAAGTGA
- a CDS encoding GyrI-like domain-containing protein: protein MDASELSKEAEVAGVDPHFEELDAWVSAGVRQVVPIAELAGLFTPVYDQVSAAITQAGAVMVGPAYAEYFAMPEDTVDVEIGFGIAEPTAIDGLNVRQRPATTAVVGTHFGGYDSLDESYAELMPWLESQDVALGDSMFEWYLSEPDEAPENTVTKLVFPLA, encoded by the coding sequence GTGGACGCATCCGAACTGAGCAAGGAGGCCGAGGTGGCCGGAGTCGATCCCCACTTCGAAGAACTGGACGCCTGGGTCAGCGCCGGCGTCCGCCAGGTCGTCCCGATCGCCGAGCTGGCCGGGCTGTTCACCCCGGTCTACGACCAGGTGAGCGCGGCCATCACCCAGGCCGGCGCGGTCATGGTCGGACCGGCCTATGCGGAGTACTTCGCGATGCCCGAGGACACCGTGGACGTCGAGATCGGCTTCGGGATCGCCGAGCCGACAGCCATCGACGGCCTGAACGTCCGGCAGCGCCCGGCGACCACGGCCGTGGTCGGCACCCACTTCGGCGGCTACGACAGCCTCGACGAGAGCTACGCCGAGCTCATGCCCTGGCTCGAAAGCCAGGACGTCGCGCTGGGCGACTCGATGTTCGAGTGGTACCTCAGCGAGCCGGACGAGGCCCCGGAGAACACCGTGACCAAGCTGGTGTTCCCGCTGGCCTGA